A window of the Arenibacter algicola genome harbors these coding sequences:
- the pheS gene encoding phenylalanine--tRNA ligase subunit alpha: MIDTIKKHITEVENFSSTDIEAIEAFRIKYLGKKGLFNHFFSDFKNVPNEQKKEFGKTVNLLKTVATEKVNALKEALENKKEEKGIYGDLTRPGEPLGLGTRHPISIVKNQIIDIFSRIGFNVSEGPEIEDDWHNFTALNLPEYHPARDMQDTFFIQTDPDILLRTHTSSVQVRYMENNKPPIRTISPGRVYRNEAISARSHCFFHQVEGLYIDKDVSFADLKQTLQFFTTELFGKSKIRLRPSYFPFTEPSAEVDVYWGLETETDYKMTKGTGWLEIMGCGMVDPNVLTNCGIDANEYSGFAFGMGIDRIALLLHQISDIRLLSENDMRFLEQFKSAF, translated from the coding sequence ATGATCGATACCATAAAAAAGCACATTACCGAGGTAGAAAATTTTTCTTCTACCGATATAGAGGCCATAGAGGCCTTCCGTATTAAATACCTAGGAAAGAAAGGATTGTTCAATCATTTTTTTTCAGATTTTAAGAACGTTCCGAACGAGCAAAAAAAAGAGTTTGGAAAAACTGTCAATTTACTCAAAACCGTTGCTACCGAAAAGGTAAATGCCTTAAAGGAAGCCCTTGAAAACAAGAAAGAGGAAAAAGGGATTTATGGCGATTTAACAAGACCCGGAGAACCTTTGGGACTTGGAACACGCCATCCAATATCGATAGTCAAAAATCAGATTATAGACATCTTTTCGCGCATTGGCTTCAATGTCTCGGAAGGTCCGGAAATAGAGGATGATTGGCATAATTTTACCGCTTTGAACCTTCCGGAATACCATCCGGCAAGGGATATGCAGGACACCTTTTTTATACAAACCGATCCGGATATTTTATTGCGTACCCATACCTCATCGGTACAAGTGCGCTATATGGAAAACAACAAACCCCCTATAAGGACCATTTCTCCAGGCAGGGTTTATAGGAACGAAGCAATATCCGCACGTTCCCATTGCTTCTTTCATCAAGTGGAAGGGCTCTATATAGATAAGGACGTTTCTTTTGCGGATTTAAAGCAAACGCTACAATTTTTTACTACCGAATTGTTCGGAAAATCTAAAATAAGGCTTAGGCCTTCCTACTTCCCATTTACCGAGCCCAGTGCCGAAGTAGATGTTTATTGGGGGTTGGAAACCGAAACGGATTATAAAATGACCAAAGGAACTGGGTGGTTGGAAATCATGGGCTGTGGTATGGTAGACCCCAATGTACTTACCAATTGCGGCATAGATGCCAATGAATACTCCGGTTTCGCTTTTGGTATGGGGATAGATAGAATTGCGCTTTTGTTACATCAAATATCGGATATTCGACTATTGAGCGAAAATGATATGCGCTTTTTGGAGCAGTTTAAGAGTGCTTTCTAA
- a CDS encoding GbsR/MarR family transcriptional regulator, with amino-acid sequence MEQNSEIKQLTEELGVYFEKNKQLSPLSARIFSMLILTEKDGLGFDELVDGLDSCKSSVSTNLQLLQTQGRVVYFTKPGDRKRYFKIAPNDIYVQLDKKIAQWEKEKNIHLKVHNFKRKLYQEKDIPKEKNRGLEYTKNYALFIDDFIKNLIQLKENLQKTFNSDTL; translated from the coding sequence GTGGAACAAAACTCCGAAATAAAGCAACTTACAGAAGAATTAGGCGTTTATTTTGAAAAAAACAAACAGTTATCTCCCTTGTCAGCCAGAATATTTTCCATGTTGATTCTTACTGAAAAAGATGGATTGGGCTTTGATGAGCTTGTAGATGGCTTGGATTCCTGCAAAAGCTCCGTATCTACCAATTTACAGCTTTTACAAACCCAGGGAAGAGTGGTATATTTTACCAAACCTGGAGATCGTAAACGTTACTTTAAAATTGCCCCCAATGACATTTATGTACAATTGGACAAAAAGATAGCGCAATGGGAAAAAGAAAAAAACATCCATCTTAAAGTTCATAATTTCAAGAGAAAGCTATATCAAGAAAAGGATATTCCCAAGGAAAAAAACCGCGGTCTTGAATACACCAAAAATTACGCCTTATTTATAGACGATTTTATTAAAAACCTCATTCAACTTAAAGAAAACCTTCAAAAAACATTTAATTCCGATACCCTATGA
- a CDS encoding efflux RND transporter periplasmic adaptor subunit: MKKIFFLIAPVMCLVLFVNCGEDKTAQQPPAALPFPTIKVVRTSVDNFVSYPASIEGIVNSQIRAKVAGYVQEVFVDEGEMVKKGQPLFRLETQSLSQDAAAAKAQINVAQVEVDKLKPLVEKNIISKVQLQTAMANLEQAKSNYKSITANIDYANIKSPVNGVVGSIPFRKGNLVSGQDSQPLTTVSNIEQVYAFFSMNEKDLLGFIKSIAGETLDEKAKNLPKVQLKLADGSIYGHLGQIETIGGEINPNTGTVQFRATFPNPQGLLRNGSSATLLLSEKLENVLAVPALSTFEQQNKNFVYLVQGDTLVTKAIVPLANVKGLTILEGLNEGDQILAKGVGSVRPGTKIIPQLTSLDSILNSFDKVFK, translated from the coding sequence ATGAAAAAAATATTTTTTCTGATTGCGCCAGTAATGTGCCTTGTTTTATTCGTCAATTGTGGCGAAGACAAGACCGCTCAACAACCACCGGCGGCGCTGCCCTTTCCTACTATTAAAGTGGTGAGGACCTCCGTAGATAATTTTGTGAGTTATCCTGCCAGTATAGAAGGCATCGTGAATAGCCAAATAAGGGCCAAGGTAGCGGGTTATGTACAGGAAGTATTTGTTGATGAAGGAGAAATGGTTAAAAAGGGGCAGCCCTTGTTCAGGTTGGAAACCCAGTCCCTATCACAGGATGCCGCAGCCGCCAAGGCCCAAATTAATGTAGCCCAGGTTGAAGTAGACAAACTAAAACCCCTGGTGGAAAAAAATATAATTAGCAAAGTACAACTGCAGACCGCTATGGCCAATTTAGAACAGGCCAAAAGCAATTATAAGAGTATTACCGCCAATATAGATTATGCCAACATTAAAAGCCCTGTAAACGGCGTAGTGGGTTCCATCCCGTTTAGAAAAGGAAATTTGGTAAGTGGGCAGGATTCCCAGCCTTTGACAACCGTATCGAACATTGAACAAGTTTATGCCTTTTTTTCAATGAATGAAAAGGATCTTTTAGGTTTTATCAAAAGTATAGCAGGAGAAACTTTGGACGAAAAAGCCAAAAACCTTCCCAAGGTACAATTGAAATTAGCCGATGGTTCCATTTATGGTCATTTGGGTCAAATAGAGACCATTGGTGGCGAAATAAATCCTAATACGGGTACTGTACAATTTAGGGCAACGTTTCCAAATCCACAGGGACTTCTTAGAAACGGCAGCAGCGCCACCCTACTCTTATCTGAAAAATTAGAAAATGTATTGGCTGTACCGGCACTTTCCACCTTTGAGCAGCAGAATAAAAATTTTGTATATCTGGTACAGGGCGATACCTTGGTCACCAAAGCTATAGTTCCTCTTGCCAATGTAAAGGGATTAACTATTTTGGAGGGTCTGAACGAAGGCGATCAGATCTTGGCCAAGGGTGTTGGCTCCGTGCGTCCGGGAACAAAAATTATTCCCCAATTAACAAGCTTGGATAGTATTTTAAACTCCTTCGATAAAGTTTTTAAATAA
- a CDS encoding efflux RND transporter permease subunit: protein MLKTFIERPVLSTVISIIIMLLGILGLSSLPVTQYPDIAPPTVQVSANYPGANAETILESVIVPIEEQINGVEGMTYLTSSASNDGSANITVYFEQGVEPDIAAVNVQNRVSRANSLLPSEVIRSGVITQKQQSSALMYVALYSTNPDYDDTFVQNYLNINVKPEIQRINGVGAVSVFGAKDYSMRVWIDPVKLASYGLTTTEVVQAINEQSLEAAAGSLGQNTGQSFEYVIKYKGRYKSAEEYQDIIIKALDNGQFLRLKDVAKVELEAFSYSSTSRSKGYPGINFGVFQTPGSNAQEIIEKLYVELDRLQESFPEGVEYLINYDTNKFLTASINKVKTTLIEAFILVFLVVFIFLQDFKSTLIPAISVPVSIIGTFFFLGVLGYSINLLTLFALILAIGIVVDDAIVVVEAVHAKLEEGYNDAKTATVSAMSEISGAIISITLVMAAVFIPITFIKGPSGVFYEQFGITLIIAILISAVNALTLSPALCAILLKPHSEKDKRKGFLQRFYTAFNIAFKATSDKYIKSLGFLVKHKWITAVILVIAGAAIWWANETTRTGFVPTEDRGVVFMNMELPQAASLDRTYSATQELYEQISSIKGIRTASLINGRNFFSGSGSSYGMGFIILEDWENRDTEDTSIDAILGQLYAKATSIPDAKIIFFTPPSIPGFGAVEGFEMRLLDRSSGSLKDLDNAANEFISNLIQRPEVSFASNSFSTNFPQLQMDINIPKAKEAGVGVSNILTTLQGYIGGFYAADFSRFGKQFRVFVQADPEDRKDIASLNSMFVKNDKGEMAPVSEFVTLNRVYGPQTVSRFNLFNAVTINGSAAKGFSSGDAIKAVNEVAKEHLPNNYEVAFSGITREEIASAGQSGVIFLLSIVFVYFFLSAQYESYLLPLSVLLSLPIGVMGAFLSTKFAGLENNIYFQIALIMLIGLLAKNAILIVEFALQRRRQGLSLSESAIQGAKARLRPILMTSFAFILGLMPLVLAKGVGAAGNNAIGTGAAGGMLIGTVFGVFIIPVLFIVFQWLQEKITGVPVAVKETGPAKSLPKES, encoded by the coding sequence ATGCTCAAAACATTTATTGAAAGGCCAGTCCTTTCAACAGTCATATCAATTATAATAATGCTGTTGGGTATTTTAGGCCTATCCAGCTTACCCGTTACGCAATATCCTGATATTGCTCCACCTACTGTGCAGGTTTCCGCCAACTACCCTGGTGCCAACGCCGAGACAATTTTGGAAAGCGTAATTGTCCCGATAGAGGAACAAATCAACGGAGTGGAAGGTATGACCTATTTAACGTCTTCTGCGAGTAATGACGGTAGTGCCAACATAACTGTATATTTTGAACAAGGAGTTGAACCGGACATTGCGGCGGTGAATGTTCAAAACAGGGTTTCCAGGGCAAATTCGCTTTTACCCTCAGAGGTAATAAGATCTGGGGTAATTACCCAAAAACAGCAGAGTTCCGCACTAATGTACGTTGCCCTGTATTCTACCAATCCCGATTACGATGATACTTTTGTACAGAACTACCTAAACATTAATGTTAAACCAGAAATTCAACGAATTAATGGCGTAGGTGCCGTAAGTGTTTTCGGTGCAAAAGACTACTCCATGAGGGTGTGGATAGACCCGGTAAAACTAGCTTCCTATGGCCTTACAACTACCGAGGTAGTCCAGGCCATTAATGAACAGAGTTTGGAAGCAGCTGCAGGGTCCCTAGGTCAAAATACTGGGCAGTCCTTCGAATATGTTATTAAATACAAAGGTCGATACAAGTCCGCGGAAGAATATCAAGACATCATAATTAAAGCGCTTGATAACGGCCAATTTTTGCGTTTAAAGGATGTTGCAAAAGTTGAACTTGAAGCGTTTTCATATAGTTCTACATCGAGATCCAAGGGTTATCCCGGAATCAACTTTGGAGTTTTCCAAACCCCTGGTTCCAATGCACAGGAGATTATAGAAAAACTCTATGTTGAACTAGATCGCTTACAGGAAAGTTTCCCCGAAGGGGTGGAGTATCTTATTAATTACGATACCAATAAATTTCTTACTGCGTCCATCAACAAGGTGAAAACAACACTCATTGAAGCCTTTATCTTGGTATTTTTGGTGGTATTTATCTTTTTGCAAGATTTTAAATCCACACTTATCCCGGCCATCTCGGTTCCGGTTTCCATCATTGGAACATTTTTCTTTCTGGGGGTTTTGGGTTATTCCATAAATCTACTTACGCTATTTGCACTTATTTTGGCCATTGGAATTGTAGTGGACGATGCCATTGTGGTCGTTGAGGCCGTTCATGCCAAATTGGAAGAAGGATACAATGATGCCAAGACCGCTACGGTTTCTGCCATGAGTGAAATTAGCGGGGCTATTATCTCCATTACCCTTGTAATGGCAGCGGTATTCATTCCAATTACATTTATTAAGGGTCCTTCCGGAGTATTTTATGAACAATTTGGTATAACCCTAATCATTGCCATTCTCATATCGGCAGTAAACGCCTTGACTTTGAGTCCAGCCTTGTGTGCCATTCTATTAAAACCGCACTCCGAAAAAGACAAAAGAAAAGGATTTCTACAACGTTTCTATACAGCTTTCAACATAGCATTTAAAGCCACCTCAGACAAATACATAAAATCACTCGGCTTTTTGGTAAAACACAAATGGATTACTGCAGTTATACTTGTAATAGCCGGTGCCGCCATTTGGTGGGCCAACGAAACAACCAGAACCGGTTTTGTACCTACAGAGGACAGAGGTGTGGTATTTATGAATATGGAACTGCCCCAAGCGGCCTCACTGGACAGGACTTACAGTGCTACTCAAGAACTATATGAGCAAATAAGCAGTATTAAGGGTATCCGTACAGCATCCCTAATTAACGGAAGAAACTTTTTTTCGGGTTCAGGAAGTTCTTATGGTATGGGCTTTATTATTCTGGAAGACTGGGAAAATAGGGATACCGAAGATACTTCAATTGATGCCATTTTAGGGCAACTCTATGCTAAAGCAACTTCCATTCCCGATGCCAAAATTATATTTTTTACCCCGCCAAGTATCCCCGGATTTGGGGCGGTAGAAGGGTTTGAAATGCGATTACTGGATCGTTCTTCCGGTAGTTTAAAGGACTTGGACAATGCCGCCAATGAGTTTATTTCTAATTTAATACAACGTCCGGAAGTAAGTTTTGCCTCCAACTCATTTAGCACCAATTTTCCTCAACTTCAAATGGATATTAATATCCCGAAAGCCAAGGAAGCCGGAGTCGGTGTGAGCAATATACTTACTACCCTACAGGGTTATATAGGCGGATTTTATGCTGCCGACTTCAGCAGGTTCGGGAAGCAATTTAGAGTATTCGTGCAAGCTGACCCCGAGGATAGAAAAGACATTGCCAGTTTAAACAGTATGTTTGTTAAGAACGATAAAGGGGAAATGGCACCGGTTTCAGAATTTGTTACCTTAAATAGAGTCTATGGCCCACAAACTGTTAGTCGTTTCAACTTATTTAATGCCGTGACCATCAACGGTTCCGCAGCCAAAGGATTCAGTTCCGGTGACGCCATTAAAGCGGTAAACGAAGTAGCCAAGGAACATCTTCCAAATAACTATGAGGTTGCCTTTTCGGGTATTACCCGTGAGGAAATTGCCTCAGCGGGTCAATCGGGCGTAATATTCCTACTTAGCATCGTGTTTGTATATTTCTTTCTGTCGGCACAATATGAAAGTTATTTATTGCCATTATCTGTACTATTATCCTTGCCGATTGGGGTAATGGGCGCCTTCCTGTCGACAAAATTTGCCGGTTTGGAAAACAATATTTACTTCCAAATCGCCTTAATTATGTTGATTGGGCTCTTGGCAAAAAATGCCATCCTTATCGTGGAGTTCGCACTTCAAAGAAGAAGGCAAGGACTTTCATTATCCGAATCGGCCATTCAGGGAGCCAAAGCTAGATTAAGACCAATTTTAATGACTTCTTTTGCCTTTATTCTCGGGTTGATGCCTCTTGTACTGGCAAAAGGTGTGGGAGCAGCCGGAAATAACGCCATTGGAACAGGTGCCGCGGGAGGTATGTTAATAGGGACTGTATTTGGTGTCTTTATTATCCCTGTTCTCTTTATAGTCTTTCAGTGGTTACAAGAGAAAATTACAGGAGTACCTGTTGCCGTTAAGGAAACGGGGCCAGCCAAATCATTACCAAAAGAATCATAA